The Quercus robur chromosome 3, dhQueRobu3.1, whole genome shotgun sequence DNA segment tctTATTAATATCCAATGTGTGATTTCACTATTTAACTAATCATACTACTCAAGGAAGAAAGgggagaggaagaaagagaaagggctggtgagaagaaagaaaatacaaaggaagaaagagagagaaccggagaaagaaagaagaaaagagagaaaatagtgagggagggagagaaaggttattttaattgaaaaagaagaagtaagaaatataaatatatatattattttttataagttttgagCTACAGTAGACTACTATAGATGGCAGTTTACTGTAACTCATTTgccaaaatttttaagaatagCACCATTGTTATGGTATGTTTTTGTGAATGAAttgctaaaaatagttttttttttttttttttttttaagaactttaCTATGAATGCGCATTTGACATGGAGTTAAGCATTGATTTCATGGTCAAGCAAGCATGCACATTCCATGGTGAAAAAAATCTACTTTTCATACATCCATTAAGAAAGAttgatttttagtttaaaaaagttttcaatggaaaaacatgttttcaacatttttttttaaagaaaaaaaaatagtattctTATCGGGTCTTGCATCCATGGATTAATATCTGTGTAATAATCGGGTATGAATACTTAATGGGTAATAGAATCCGGGTATCCACAGGTTAAAGTTTCAGGCCGGGTTTGGGTAAATTACTATTTTGATCCctaaactttactaaaagtttgtttttcattcctaaactttaaaaagttcttttttcatccctaaactttgtaaagagttgtttgaatagtataaaaactaaaataatgatgaacaaagaactttttcaatagtttagggatgaaaaacaaacttttagtaaaatttaaggacataaataaaacatttttaatagtttagggacGAAATATGAacttcctaaaatttagggataaaaaaCAAACCTTTGGTAAAGTTTaggggaccaaaatagtattttacccaatattaaaataaacaaactgaATGTATATAACTACTCAATATtaattatatctttttatttgcttgtgtcgaatttttatatatctataaGCCAAAAGTCTGTAAATACGAAACTAACATAACCGACAGTATCTTCATATGGTGGTACAAAGTTTGTTAGTCCACTTTATGGTCACACCTACATGTCCATATGTATATAACATAAAAGAGCATAGTGAAAGTAACGTTCATGGGTGAGAGAAACCAGTATAAATGTCTAAGTAGAAGAGCAAGAGCAACTTCTGTGTCTCTCTCTGAATGAAAAAGTTCTGCGTAAGGACTTGAATGAAAACACCCGCACGCAAATAGAGAAAAAGCAGAGAATGCAATGCAGGCTTCAAAATCATGGTTCGTACTCGTAGGTGAAGATACTCGTGGGACTGGATGTAACTATTAAGTTGTGTTGGCTTTGTTTTTTAGCTTCCGAGTGTTCTCTTTTGAcagttaattattattaaatttattgcTAGCTTTCAGGGTTCAAATTAAAAGTTGTCTTTGAATTGACATTCCATGTCCTACTTTACAAAATATGAGTTTTTCTTTGGACATCAAAAGGTTGTGTTAGATTTTGGCAACAATGCATGCTTAAAGAGATGCCAAGGATGTTCTCCATATTATATACTTGCCTTGATCGACTCATGGGTAACGTAAATTGTCTTACTAGCCAAATTGTCTTGCGTGTGGTCAAGATTGTGATCAAAAGTTAAAGATTTGTATAGTCTAAACAAATTAGGATGCCTCAAAGGCCAAACTAGTCAACACCCAAGTGGTTCGTTTCGTTGAACGCACATGCTCAAAACTAGATAAAGAAGAAATTTGCTTTACTAGTTATCATTTTGGAGTAGGAACGTTCTTGTGTGGTACCAGTTAGCATCAAGACAACTTTGAAGGTggtacaaaaaaaagaaaggagggaATGTTATGTGcctcatttaaaataaaatttgaatttgaagggTGGTGAAAATTGTAGATGAGTTGAAAAGACTCAAAAGAgtgaagatatatatataaatataaataaataaaatacatcaaaATGGCTACACAttgacaaccaaaaaaaagaccTAAATGTTGATAGTTACCCATACATGTGTCTGTCTGCATCTATATATGCTTCTGCGGATGTATGTTTTTTCTTGTGTATATTTGCACGTAACAAATACATAGACATGATcctattaaataattaaaagatgCAAAAATAAGGTAATGCAAtatctttttcatgtttatcaTAATAATGCAAATAACATAAATGgataaaacacaaaattttcacagAAAACCTCATCCATGGTATATCAAAACCACCTAAAGACAGACTCCTTTTATCTTGGTACAGCAACAGCATTATTATCTTTTTGCAGTTTTGGATCATTTCAGCTTTCCCAGAAAATATTTATTGGATTTCAATAGTTGTTACTAGTTACACCAGAAGGAGTTTatttattcaagaaaaagaaaattacaatcttGTTAATTCTGTAGTACCATACAGCATCAAGACTGAGGCAGTGACCAAATCAGATTCCCCTATACGAAGTACAATAACAGAAAAACATCAAGTGCTCGACCATTGTTATGTAGGATATATCTGAATTGAAATCATAGGCTAGTATTTGCATCACAACAGCTATGAACATCTTTGAGAACCGCTAATTCTAACCACAACTTCAGGAGTCCATAAGGCGTTCCATGACCAATTTGACTAGAGCGGGAGCATCAGCAGTGACTGCAACCTTCACTGTGGGTTTATCAGTCCATTCAGTGACTTCACCAAACCTGGTTCATTGCAAAGAAAGTACAAATGAGTCAGTTGGAGCACAATAgctttctctccttttcttttttactttttaatgactaaccatttttttaaagttagtTTTTCTATACAAAAATTTCAGGATACTGAGAAACACTATTTAACTCTACACCGTTTTAAtcataaaattcattattatGGTCAGAACCCCATTATTTGATACAGGAATGGGATCCTAATgcaacacaaataaaaaaactaactcAATTCAGACTATGTGGTCTGCAAAGGAAGTACGGGACCAAAAATCAAGCAGCTGCATCTGCTGATTTTAGGTGTCCAAAAGTCCTACCTCTTCTGTTTGTTGTATAATATTGTTAGTCCTTTAGTGATGCCACTTGTCTGGACTCTAACCACACCCTCTGTGTAAGTCATAAGTGAAGGATCAACAGCTGCAAGAATGGTTGCTGGATCATGAAGATAAACTCCTACATCAAGACAAAAACTGGCATCAGTAAATTAAACAATTACCTATCAACTCACTCATTTTCAtcaactctttaaaaaataaaccaacCTTTAATGTTGTATGCATCGTGGTGATATGAAAAATACACATCTAAGATTTTGCACAAGTACTGAGCAAATTTTCCATCTGACCTTGACAACTTCTCTCTATCAGCATCTATAATGTATCAAAATTGATGAATCAAATTCAAAGCAAATCcaaatgacaaaaacaaaagatcaaagcaaaagaggaaaacaaatatcatcaaattacaattttaagtTTTCATTTCATATTCTGATTGGCAACTCTACGTATAAAGCTACAACATTGTTATAAGGTGTGCAGAACAAACATTTAACCTGGATAAAAAGGTCATgggtatattttttaaatataaaggGTAATATCTTACAAGAAAAAAGATGGAAGATTTCTTGATTCttacaataaaatatgattAACAGTGCATAATACCAATTTGCCAAAAAGTACCTGTGAAGACAACTTGATGAGTAACATTTATGCCCACAGCCACTACATCTGCTCCACTTGTGAATACAATATCTGCAGCATCTGGATCACCAAAAATCTGGTCATCCAATTTAAGGGTTAGAGAGGGAGAGGAGGGAGAGAGTTGGAAACCACCACAGGGCGGGGAGCATGTTGGGGAAAGTGAAAATGGACCAGTGAAAGACATCAAAGATCTGCTCaaggaaaaattatatagaTTGCTCCATAAACTTTGTTTCCCAGGCTTCTTCATAGTCGATAAGTATTAGAAGTATGCGATTCATATCccaatagcttaaacttttaggACAATCGGTAATTAAACAATAAGTTCAAGAAGAGATCAAGTTATCAGAAAAGGATTTTGATAAGCCAAAAACGAATTAActccttgtgataaattaaccaattaatttagtcaagtgaattaattaaattaattagcatgcaaacgtgtggtagcacaaacaaatcaccaacaaaCTAAGTATACAGTGGAAAATAAGTTGACATAGTGATTTATTTACAAATAGgaaaaaccaacacggcaaaaaccccactgggtgattttaaggtcaccactctggaaattccactattatcacaataagtggttacaagtaaaggaatccaagtaccttataccaacctacagttgaacccttaccccaatactcaattggacttattctgtagtgacaatttctcattttaatgcacggctcccaatacgtaattaaccaattgcacggatcctagtacacgacttcaaacaccaactagagaagtttattggctgcaaaattcttcagtttatcccaacgatgaagattaagaagataCTTACGGTGTATAAACACAACaatttcttcacaagaaagatgaactagagcaaatctgtgtctccggtcacaatttacttgaacaaactttgcttaacacttatgcaacttgtgaactctttgacggcccttaaaataatctttttatatgtctagagttgtgagaaaagaaaactcaaacaaataaacacgaattggagtcaaaacagaactgaaaatctgtttttcataaacctcaacagataccctatctgtcgagctgccGTTGAGCCACGGGGCTGAACAGCTCTTTAAGCtcaatagatggctagctgttgagctttaatgacaggcacttttcagcttgaatcttggacagacttgcataacttcaacacttgatcttgaaacaaagtttcttgaagtattaaacacattctagatctatccaaatacaagtaaagtgtgttttgtcaaaagattagccaattacatgaaatagtaacatatgttcctaacaagtgaatcacatatgttctaacagatttttaaaattcttgagGACAAAGGCACCCACACTCTCTATCTCCGGCTCTTACTAAGTAGGGGAGCAAAAAAATTGAGCAATACAGAAGGCACCTCATTTGCAAGTTTGGTAGGCTTGCATGTAGAACAGATCATTGAGTAATGTACATTTTGAGTTTATGAGTTGGAAATCACAGTCTGAATACGTAAATTTCGAGCAACTTACATTGGCTTCTGATGCAGGATTCACATTCCCATTTACCAAAAAAGCACCACCAAGAAGAACAATCTGCCCAATGTTCTTTGAAAATGCAGGATCTTGTTGGATAGCCTACACCAACggatatataatttaaaatataatggaTAATATTCAATATTAGAGACCACGCCAAATGATCAGGAACTCTAACCAGTGCAATATTTGTAAGTGGGCCTAGTGCCACAACCGTGACTTTTCCTGGATAAAGTTTTGCTTGCTCAATGAGAAATTTAGCTGCTGACTGTTCAATTGGCTTTCCTTTTGGTGGAGGGAAATTTTGGTTGCCAAGTCCATCTTTACCATGGACGAAATCAGCAATGCGCAGTTTTTTGTTATTCtgtaaaatgaataaagaagaacaagaaaattcaaatcataCATCAATGTCTACTTGTTAATGAATGatatgtaaataaaaatgtgatggTGCTTCAAATTCAGAGTTGAAATTATGTGAGCGAAACCACATAATCTACAATACAATTTTCTCCTGGAACACAATTAGCTGTTATCATGAAAACTCGAAGTCAGCTTCTTCTGTGAGATAACCAGCTTTAAATGATGTTTccaaagaaaaatcatatttattgcAGCAAATGAAGCTTTAACAAACCgttcaaagaaaaaagaaataaagaacaaaacCTGTTTTTTGCTCTATTTACAAAATTAACAAAGGGAAATCTCAGGTTGTCCTTTCATTAGTTTTACTCATTTATGATACTATCTAGACTCTAAACACATATCATAGAGCAGTATGAGTTCAGCCTCTCAATCATCATGAGGCACATAAGCGAAAGTACGATAGGctcaaaccctttttttttttttttgcaaaaatataaGAGGATCACACCTGAATTCCCGAATAGATTTCCCCATATATGTTCCTGATGCAAGAACAAGTTTGTTTTCTAACTACCAAaactattatcttttttttttttttttgttaggtcggtattatcttttattaaaataatttaatagaaAGTCCTATCAATGTATATTTCCCACATCCTTCCTCTTTTTGAAAgttaacataaacaaaaaaaatcacaaaaagacaaaaataaatgctcAAAGATACAAATCTAAAGAGCCACTATAACATAGGATCATGGTTTTTTGTCTGTACATACAGTGATTGAGACATGAGATCCTTCAGCCACTGGGATATCAGTCCTTCCTGCAACTTCAAGCTACATCACAAACATATTGGAAGAGTTACTACGATCAGCCTCAAAGGAAAGAAAGGggggggtgggtgggtgggGTGGGGGGTGTGTTTGAGGGTAGAAGGTAATTCTAATAGTACATTAAAAACAAACCCCACTTCAGCTAACGAATAATGCAAAGAATAACTCATAGATTCAAAAtgccataaataaaataaacctcATTAGCTTTACCAAATGCAACGCATTTGTTGTGGCCAGGGTTGTATAAACATTCCCATATATAGTCGTAAGTCCAATCACCTCCACCTCCGGTGACTGTAATGCCACAAAAATTGCCATGGCATCATCTGTAAGCATCATCAACTCACATAATGTCAGAAagatgataaataaaataacatatatatgaATGAAAGCCATTAAGACAGTTGCAAATTCTGGTAGagcaattttgttttcttagttCCCATATGGGAGCATAGCGTGTGGACATGATGGAGACACTCTCATGCATGTCCTCAATGTGTGGGGAGAAGAATATATAttctcttattaaaaaaattcctttgatTTTAGATAAGTTTCAGAAGATTTTGATAGTTGTTATTTATATTGAAGACATAGAATATgcctaaaaaaagagagagatacatatacacacacatacatattaatcaattaattgttGTATCCCTACCTATTTTTTCAAGAATTGCAGTGTCCCTTGTGTCCGTGTCTGTGCTTTTTAGTATAGAAGTccaaagaattattaaaattttcagacAATTTCACTCTCAGAAATAAGATTACAAGAAATCAGGATCACCCTTCATTGGAACAGAgtgaagtattaaaaaaaaagaaaaagaaaccattAATTATAACTGAACGCATTAAGCCAGTTGCAGAACTGAATGAATCTATGTGGTTCCCATATGA contains these protein-coding regions:
- the LOC126717755 gene encoding probable uridine nucleosidase 2; protein product: MAAQPKKIIIDTDPGIDDAMAIFVALQSPEVEVIGLTTIYGNVYTTLATTNALHLLEVAGRTDIPVAEGSHVSITNNKKLRIADFVHGKDGLGNQNFPPPKGKPIEQSAAKFLIEQAKLYPGKVTVVALGPLTNIALAIQQDPAFSKNIGQIVLLGGAFLVNGNVNPASEANIFGDPDAADIVFTSGADVVAVGINVTHQVVFTDADREKLSRSDGKFAQYLCKILDVYFSYHHDAYNIKGVYLHDPATILAAVDPSLMTYTEGVVRVQTSGITKGLTILYNKQKRFGEVTEWTDKPTVKVAVTADAPALVKLVMERLMDS